In a single window of the Mus musculus strain C57BL/6J chromosome 6, GRCm38.p6 C57BL/6J genome:
- the A630073D07Rik gene encoding uncharacterized protein LOC381819 precursor, with product MLVVLLIAVLLALSSAQNPRRDFVVSSHNNRERLTSSQLFPVGDQSQEYQIRDDKQKHLQQSLQERPHLQVQQENQPLQSKQKQPPPPPPPPRKPARRFE from the exons ATGTTGGTGGTCCTACTCATTGCAGTCTTGCTGGCCCTGAGCTCAGCTCAGAACCCAAGGAGAG attttgTTGTTTCCAGTCATAACAACAGAGAGAGGCTAACCTCTTCCCAACTATTCCCTGTTGGTGATCAGAGCCAGGAATATCAAATAAGAGATGATAAGCAGAAACATCTTCAACAGTCACTACAGGAGAGGCCACACCTGCAGGTGCAGCAGGAAAACCAGCCTCTACAGTCAAAACAGaagcagccaccaccaccaccaccaccacctagaaAACCAGCAAGAAGATTTGAGTGA
- the Tas2r120 gene encoding taste receptor type 2 member 120, whose amino-acid sequence MNLVEWIVTIIMMTEFLLGNCANVFITIVNFIDCVKRRKISSADRIITAIAIFRIGLLWAMLTNWHSHVFTPDTDNLQMRVFGGITWAITNHFTTWLGTILSMFYLFKIANFSNSLFLHLKRKLDNVLLVIFLGSSLFLVAYLGMVNIKKIAWMSIHEGNVTTKSKLKHVTSITNMLLFSLINIVPFGISLNCVLLLIYSLSKHLKNMKFYGKGCQDQSTMVHIKALQTVVSFLLLYATYSSCVIISGWSLQNAPVFLFCVTIGSFYPAGHSCILIWGNQKLKQVFLLLLRQMRC is encoded by the coding sequence ATGAATTTGGTAGAATGGATTGTTACCATCATAATGATGACAGAATTTCTCTTAGGAAACTGTGCCAATGTCTTCATAACCATAGTGAACTTCATCGACTGTGTGAAGAGAAGAAAGATCTCCTCAGCTGATCGAATTATAACTGCTATTGCCATCTTCAGAATTGGTTTGTTGTGGGCAATGTTAACGAACTGGCATTCACATGTGTTTACTCCAGACACAGACAATTTACAAATGAGAGTTTTCGGTGGAATTACCTGGGCTATAACCAACCATTTTACCACTTGGCTGGGGACCATACTGagcatgttttatttattcaagaTAGCCAATTTTTCCAACAGTCTATTTCTTCATCTAAAAAGAAAACTTGACAATGTTCTACTTGTGATTTTCCTGGGATCGTCTCTGTTTTTGGTTGCATATCTTGGGATGGTGAACATCAAGAAGATTGCTTGGATGAGTATTCATGAAGGAAATGTGACCACAAAGAGCAAACTGAAGCATGTAACAAGCATCACAAATATGCTTCTCTTCAGCCTGATAAACATTGTACCATTTGGTATATCACTGAACTGTGTTCTGCTCTTAATCTATTCCCTGAGTAAACATCTCAAGAATATGAAATTCTATGGCAAAGGATGTCAAGATCAGAGCACCATGGTCCACATAAAGGCCTTGCAAACTGTGGTCTCTTTTCTCTTGTTATATGCCACATACTCTTCCTGTGTCATTATATCAGGTTGGAGTTTGCAAAATGCACCAGTCTTCCTGTTTTGTGTGACAATTGGATCCTTCTACCCAGCAGGTCATTCTTGTATCTTGATTTGGGGAAACCAGAAACTTAAACAGGTCTTTCTGTTGTTGCTGAGGCAGATGAGATGCTGA